One Sanguibacter keddieii DSM 10542 genomic window carries:
- a CDS encoding glycosyltransferase: MSGWALALQLLVLPAVLLSLVEAAYLPLALVAHARRPADPLRVPSNPFVSVVVPAFDEGRVLRRCVDSILADRYLNKEVVLVDDGSRDDTWEVMKSYRGRPGVVVAHQTNAGKAAALNHGISLSRGSILMFVDADGVFSGWTIRGMLRGFDDPRVGAVCGNDAPVNLDRFQPRLLTLLTHVTAMVRRALAQVNCLTIVSGNCGAVRREVLDEVGGFTEGLLGEDLELTWRVRRAGYRVSFQPEAIVYAEVPAGVGPLWRQRVRWARGYLQTLWMHRDLVGSVRHGVVGPYLAVNALTMVVAPVLQLVALGIILGLAVDDSQTLYGTPASTLAWALLLFPVLSVVVSAALNGSWRDLRFFYVLLVMPVYSTVMNAVMVTAIVQQLRRRPSRWNKLERTGVSSRHGIPDGARF; this comes from the coding sequence GTGAGCGGGTGGGCCCTGGCCCTGCAGCTGCTCGTGCTGCCGGCCGTGCTGCTGTCCCTCGTCGAGGCGGCGTACCTGCCGCTCGCTCTCGTGGCGCACGCGCGGCGCCCGGCGGACCCGTTGCGGGTCCCGTCGAACCCCTTCGTGTCGGTGGTGGTGCCGGCCTTCGACGAGGGGCGGGTGCTGCGCCGGTGCGTCGACTCGATCCTGGCCGACCGCTACCTCAACAAGGAGGTGGTGCTGGTCGACGACGGCTCGCGCGACGACACGTGGGAGGTGATGAAGAGCTACCGCGGTCGCCCGGGCGTCGTGGTGGCCCACCAGACGAACGCGGGGAAGGCGGCGGCGCTCAACCACGGGATCTCCCTGAGCCGCGGCAGCATCCTCATGTTCGTCGACGCCGACGGGGTGTTCTCGGGGTGGACGATCCGCGGGATGCTGCGCGGCTTCGACGACCCGCGGGTGGGGGCCGTGTGCGGCAACGACGCCCCGGTGAACCTCGACCGGTTCCAGCCGCGGCTGCTCACCCTGCTCACGCACGTCACGGCGATGGTGCGTCGGGCGCTGGCGCAGGTCAACTGCCTCACCATCGTCTCGGGGAACTGCGGTGCGGTGCGCCGCGAGGTGCTCGACGAGGTGGGCGGCTTCACCGAGGGGCTGCTCGGCGAGGACCTCGAGCTGACGTGGCGGGTGCGTCGCGCCGGGTACCGGGTGTCGTTCCAGCCGGAGGCCATCGTCTACGCGGAGGTCCCGGCCGGGGTGGGGCCGCTGTGGCGCCAGCGGGTGCGCTGGGCGCGGGGGTACCTGCAGACGCTGTGGATGCACCGTGACCTGGTGGGCAGCGTCCGGCACGGGGTGGTGGGGCCGTACCTGGCCGTCAACGCCCTGACGATGGTCGTGGCGCCGGTGCTCCAGCTCGTGGCGCTGGGGATCATCCTCGGCCTGGCGGTCGACGACTCCCAGACGCTCTACGGCACGCCGGCGAGCACGCTCGCGTGGGCGCTGCTGCTGTTCCCGGTGCTTTCGGTGGTCGTCTCCGCGGCCCTCAACGGGTCGTGGCGCGACCTGCGGTTCTTCTACGTGCTGCTCGTGATGCCGGTGTACTCCACGGTGATGAACGCGGTGATGGTCACCGCGATCGTCCAGCAGCTGCGGCGCCGCCCGTCCCGGTGGAACAAGCTGGAGCGCACCGGGGTGTCGTCACGCCACGGGATCCCGGACGGGGCACGGTTCTGA
- a CDS encoding helix-turn-helix domain-containing protein, translating to MTEQATVSQPGATTSHRSGPRRASSRTSRTLPSYEAGSVEVPFVILGSSEVITHDTWWEEHSHPTHELLWNERGASTATVGPRTWTVTPSIGLWVPAGVRHSGWTPAGTWQRAAQLNTRTVRSISETPVAVDLTPLLTLLLDRLDSDLGEASRATTEAMVLDVLVPAPTELLLQSPTSELLAPVVETVLADPADPTTLAAWAARLGVSTRTVTRTFLAETGLGFSQWVATARTQHAIALLARGEEIEDVALLVGYGSASAFGTAFRRVTGVSPGRFRAR from the coding sequence ATGACCGAGCAGGCCACCGTCTCGCAGCCCGGCGCCACCACGTCGCACCGCTCCGGACCGCGCAGGGCGTCCTCCCGCACCAGCCGCACCCTGCCGTCCTACGAGGCCGGCTCGGTCGAGGTCCCCTTCGTGATCTTGGGTTCGTCCGAGGTCATCACCCACGACACGTGGTGGGAGGAGCACTCGCACCCCACGCACGAGCTGCTGTGGAACGAGCGTGGTGCGTCGACCGCGACGGTCGGGCCGCGGACCTGGACGGTCACCCCGTCGATCGGGCTGTGGGTGCCCGCCGGTGTCCGGCACTCCGGGTGGACGCCCGCCGGGACCTGGCAGCGCGCCGCGCAGCTCAACACCCGGACCGTCCGGTCGATCTCCGAGACCCCGGTCGCCGTCGACCTCACGCCGCTGCTGACGCTCCTCCTCGACCGTCTGGACTCCGACCTCGGCGAGGCGTCGCGCGCCACGACCGAGGCGATGGTCCTCGACGTGCTGGTCCCGGCCCCGACGGAGCTCCTGCTGCAGTCGCCGACGTCAGAGCTGCTCGCCCCGGTGGTCGAGACGGTGCTGGCCGACCCCGCAGACCCGACCACGCTCGCGGCGTGGGCCGCGCGGCTCGGGGTGAGCACGCGCACCGTGACCCGCACGTTCCTCGCCGAGACCGGTCTCGGCTTCAGCCAGTGGGTCGCGACGGCACGGACCCAGCACGCGATCGCGCTGCTGGCGCGCGGCGAGGAGATCGAGGACGTCGCGCTGCTCGTCGGCTATGGCTCTGCGAGTGCCTTCGGCACGGCGTTCCGGCGGGTCACCGGTGTGAGCCCCGGGCGGTTCCGCGCTCGCTGA
- a CDS encoding PIG-L deacetylase family protein, with the protein MVLFAHTLLCFALLGAASGALLSARWLRRHTTHPDVVRRTAFVSALLLVPAATICTVWHHSTLTGPASVAIQVLGWASIILLLVVVRGTMIAPPDDEEAPRPRRVLAVGAHPDDLELGCGATLARWIDAGYEVHGLVMSNGERGGTGVRPAEARSAGNFLGAQSVTVLNFPDTRLADSSSDMVVAIEEHVSRLQPDIILTHSSNDSHQDHKAVHLATLRAARFHTTLLCYESPSATTRFRPTVFVDVGGYVDVKVLAIATHRDQSDKPYMTGERIRATASYRGGQAKVRHAEGYEPVRVLASMTTVLP; encoded by the coding sequence ATGGTGCTCTTCGCCCATACCCTCCTCTGCTTCGCCCTGCTCGGCGCGGCCTCCGGAGCGCTGCTCAGCGCACGGTGGCTCCGACGGCACACCACCCACCCCGACGTCGTCCGCCGGACGGCCTTCGTGTCTGCCCTGCTGCTCGTGCCCGCCGCGACCATCTGCACCGTCTGGCACCACTCGACGCTCACCGGCCCGGCATCGGTGGCCATCCAGGTGCTCGGCTGGGCCAGCATCATCCTGCTCCTCGTGGTCGTGCGCGGCACGATGATCGCCCCGCCCGACGACGAGGAAGCGCCTCGACCCCGGCGCGTGCTCGCCGTCGGAGCGCACCCCGACGACCTGGAGCTGGGCTGCGGGGCGACCCTCGCCCGGTGGATCGACGCCGGCTACGAGGTCCACGGGCTCGTCATGTCCAACGGCGAGCGCGGCGGCACCGGCGTCCGGCCTGCCGAGGCACGCTCGGCCGGGAACTTCCTCGGCGCGCAGTCCGTGACCGTCCTCAACTTCCCCGACACCCGGCTCGCCGACTCGAGCAGCGACATGGTCGTCGCCATCGAGGAGCACGTGTCGAGGCTCCAGCCCGACATCATCCTCACCCACTCGTCGAACGACTCTCACCAGGACCACAAGGCCGTGCACCTGGCGACGCTGCGCGCAGCACGGTTCCACACCACGCTGCTGTGCTACGAGAGCCCGTCGGCGACCACCCGGTTCCGCCCGACGGTCTTCGTGGACGTCGGCGGGTACGTGGACGTCAAGGTCCTGGCCATCGCCACGCACCGCGACCAGAGCGACAAGCCGTACATGACCGGTGAGCGGATCCGCGCGACCGCGTCCTACCGGGGCGGGCAGGCCAAGGTCCGTCACGCCGAGGGCTACGAGCCCGTCCGGGTGCTCGCCTCGATGACGACGGTGCTCCCGTGA
- a CDS encoding ATP-grasp domain-containing protein — MRRVVVTGARGPAGASVARQLVERGHQVLGVDMHPEGEGPFTVLRVPPVLDPTYPDALFAAARCWSADLIIPTVSEELTLPALHHTSPEWSVVVGPASAVSIASDKWSTYRVLADAGVPVPASTLGTSWTTAAHGALAGYDGPLVSKPRHGRGGRGVVVHPHVGRLGLTSDSIVQEFAPGTEYAVDLLVSSRWGTVDVVAVLEKTALAQGDVGNGTHVRRLAAGQPADVVAAASDAVLAIGLTGPADVDVRRLRDGTAVVLEINARLGAHSAYVPEICGGILDHYRVMATR; from the coding sequence GTGAGGCGCGTCGTCGTCACCGGGGCCCGCGGGCCGGCGGGCGCGAGCGTCGCCCGCCAGCTCGTCGAGCGCGGGCACCAGGTCCTCGGGGTGGACATGCACCCCGAGGGCGAGGGCCCCTTCACGGTGCTCCGCGTCCCGCCGGTGCTCGACCCCACGTACCCGGACGCACTCTTCGCGGCTGCCCGCTGCTGGTCGGCCGACCTCATCATCCCGACGGTCTCCGAGGAGCTCACCCTCCCGGCGCTGCACCACACCTCGCCCGAGTGGTCGGTGGTCGTGGGACCCGCGAGCGCCGTGTCGATCGCGAGCGACAAGTGGTCCACATACCGGGTGCTGGCCGACGCGGGCGTGCCCGTCCCGGCCAGCACGCTCGGGACGTCGTGGACGACGGCGGCGCACGGTGCGCTCGCCGGGTACGACGGTCCGCTGGTGTCCAAGCCGCGCCACGGGCGCGGTGGGCGCGGGGTGGTGGTCCACCCGCACGTGGGCCGGCTGGGGCTGACGTCGGACAGCATCGTGCAGGAGTTCGCGCCGGGCACGGAGTACGCCGTCGACCTGCTGGTGTCGTCCCGGTGGGGCACGGTCGACGTGGTCGCCGTGCTCGAGAAGACGGCTCTGGCGCAGGGGGACGTCGGCAACGGCACGCACGTGCGCCGGCTGGCCGCGGGCCAGCCGGCCGACGTGGTGGCCGCGGCGTCGGACGCGGTGCTGGCCATCGGTCTGACCGGCCCTGCGGACGTCGACGTGCGCCGGCTGCGGGACGGGACGGCGGTGGTGCTGGAGATCAACGCCCGCCTGGGTGCGCACAGCGCGTACGTGCCCGAGATCTGCGGCGGGATCCTGGACCACTACCGAGTGATGGCGACCCGGTGA
- a CDS encoding VOC family protein: MALRWYSTVVESTDHRALAAWWEEALGWTTVFASDEEVALVPPWAEELGKTLPFERVPPGLVFVPVEHTKTTKNRLHIDLAPHTSDDRDAEIARLLALGATRVDVGQGPEVTWDVLADPEGNEFCVLSSRDE, translated from the coding sequence ATGGCGCTGCGCTGGTACTCGACAGTCGTCGAGTCGACCGACCACCGGGCTCTCGCCGCCTGGTGGGAAGAGGCTCTGGGGTGGACCACCGTCTTCGCCTCGGACGAGGAGGTCGCGCTCGTGCCACCGTGGGCCGAGGAGCTGGGGAAGACCCTGCCCTTCGAGCGCGTGCCGCCCGGTCTGGTGTTCGTGCCCGTGGAGCACACCAAGACCACCAAGAACCGTCTGCACATCGACCTCGCGCCGCACACGAGCGACGACCGCGACGCCGAGATCGCGCGGCTGCTGGCGCTCGGAGCGACACGGGTCGACGTCGGCCAGGGCCCCGAGGTCACCTGGGACGTGCTCGCCGACCCCGAGGGCAACGAGTTCTGCGTGCTCTCCTCCCGGGACGAGTAG
- a CDS encoding ABC-F family ATP-binding cassette domain-containing protein: MTATLVARGLAAAHADRTLFSGLDLVVSPGDVVGLVGANGAGKSTLLRLLAGADHPKAGSVSLSPADAIVGWLPQEVERVEGETVRAHLARRTGVAAAQEAFERTTEALGAGEPGADDAYAVAFDRWMAIGAADLDERLGAVLADLGLEVDPEHLMTGLSGGQAARVGLAALLLSRFDVLLLDEPTNDLDLDGLARLEEFVGSQRSAVVVVSHDREFLARCVTRVVELDLAQQQVAVYSGGYEAYLEERAVARRHAREEYDEYADKRSGLEARARMQRGWMAKGVRNAAKKSDPDKFIRAQHREGSEKQASKARQTDRMIERLEEVVEPRKEWELRYEIAAAPRGSRVVATLDGAVVRLGSSDAQTAGTAFTLGPVRLSVESGERIAITGANGAGKSTLLGVLLGRIPVDEGSSTLGTSVAVGEVDQARSQLGDDDPLALSFSRLVPDWPEAEVRTLLAKFGLRGDHVARPVASLSPGERTRAALALLQARGVNLLVLDEPTNHLDLPAIEQLEEALDSYTGTLLLVTHDRRMLDAVRVDRRWVVEAGQVSDDTA; the protein is encoded by the coding sequence ATGACTGCCACCCTCGTCGCCCGCGGCCTCGCCGCAGCGCACGCCGACCGCACGCTGTTCTCCGGGCTCGACCTCGTGGTCAGCCCCGGGGACGTGGTGGGGCTGGTCGGCGCCAACGGTGCCGGCAAGTCGACGCTGCTGCGGCTGCTGGCCGGTGCGGACCACCCCAAGGCCGGGTCGGTGTCCCTGTCCCCTGCCGACGCGATCGTGGGGTGGCTGCCGCAGGAGGTCGAGCGGGTCGAGGGTGAGACGGTGCGCGCCCACCTGGCTCGCCGCACCGGTGTCGCCGCGGCGCAGGAGGCCTTCGAGCGCACCACCGAGGCCCTCGGTGCCGGCGAGCCCGGGGCCGACGACGCCTACGCCGTCGCCTTCGACCGGTGGATGGCGATCGGGGCGGCCGACCTCGACGAGCGCCTGGGTGCCGTGCTGGCAGACCTCGGGCTCGAGGTGGACCCCGAGCACCTGATGACCGGGCTGTCCGGTGGGCAGGCGGCACGGGTGGGCCTGGCGGCGCTGCTGCTGTCGCGCTTCGACGTGCTGCTGCTCGACGAGCCGACCAACGACCTGGACCTCGACGGGCTGGCCCGTCTCGAGGAGTTCGTGGGGTCGCAGCGCTCGGCGGTCGTGGTGGTCAGCCACGACCGCGAGTTCCTGGCCCGGTGCGTCACCCGCGTCGTCGAGCTCGACCTCGCCCAGCAGCAGGTCGCGGTCTACTCGGGTGGCTACGAGGCGTACCTCGAGGAGCGTGCGGTCGCGCGACGGCACGCGCGCGAGGAGTACGACGAGTACGCCGACAAGCGGTCCGGCCTCGAGGCGCGGGCCCGCATGCAGCGGGGGTGGATGGCCAAGGGCGTGCGCAACGCCGCCAAGAAGTCCGACCCGGACAAGTTCATCCGCGCCCAGCACCGCGAGGGCTCGGAGAAGCAGGCCTCCAAGGCGCGACAGACGGACCGCATGATCGAGCGTCTCGAGGAGGTCGTCGAGCCGCGCAAGGAGTGGGAGCTGCGCTACGAGATCGCCGCAGCACCCCGCGGCTCGCGCGTCGTCGCGACCCTCGACGGCGCCGTGGTGCGGCTCGGCTCGAGCGATGCCCAGACCGCGGGCACCGCGTTCACCCTCGGCCCCGTGAGGCTGTCCGTCGAGTCGGGCGAGCGCATCGCGATCACCGGGGCGAACGGCGCCGGCAAGTCGACGCTGCTCGGCGTGCTGCTCGGCCGCATCCCGGTCGACGAGGGCTCGTCGACCCTCGGGACGAGCGTGGCGGTCGGCGAGGTCGACCAGGCCCGCTCCCAGCTGGGCGACGACGACCCGCTCGCCCTGTCCTTCTCCCGCCTCGTGCCCGACTGGCCGGAGGCGGAGGTACGGACCCTGCTCGCCAAGTTCGGCCTGCGGGGCGACCACGTGGCGCGCCCCGTCGCGTCGCTGTCGCCCGGCGAGCGCACCCGTGCCGCGCTCGCGCTCCTGCAGGCCCGCGGCGTGAACCTGCTCGTGCTCGACGAGCCGACCAACCACCTCGACCTGCCCGCCATCGAGCAGCTCGAGGAGGCCCTCGACTCCTACACCGGCACGCTCCTGCTCGTCACCCACGACCGCCGCATGCTCGACGCCGTGCGCGTCGACCGCAGGTGGGTCGTGGAGGCCGGTCAGGTGAGCGACGACACCGCGTGA